GTACTGGTGATAGAGggactcagaccatagaaatgtAATTGGTAGAGAGGAATTTGGGTGATGTTATTCCCCGCCCCTCACCCGGGGAGGTAGGAGAAAGTAGTATTTCcgtctctctcttcctttgaccaATGATGGAAGCAGACAGGCCCCCACTTGCTACAATTTCAGGCACATGCCTGAAGTTGTTTTTTGATATGAAATCAAATATTTTGTCTGTTGTTTTAATGCTGTTGGTGCTGAGGATGAATGCTTGATTGTGAGCAAATATATGTTTTAAACTTCCTTTTCAGCCTGTAGCCTGTTTCTTTGATAATATGGGGACACCAAGGGAGAGATCAGCCTAACAGCTAATTGCTATGCTTTCCATTTATAGACTGCTGAAAATGGGTTTTAATCCCATTTCTTTCTCCATCTCCTTCCTCAGTTGCTCCTTTGGCCACTGTGTACCCAGAAAATGCCGTGGAACTGGGGGACCCCAACGTCCTCATCTGCTTTGTGGACAGGTTCTCCCCCCCAGTGCTGAACGTCACCTGGCTGAAGAACAACGAGGAGGTCTCGGAGGGCGTGGAGGAGACAGACTTCTACCCCAGCGTGGACAACACTTTCCGCAAGTTCTCCTACCTCCCCTTCGTCCCTGAGCAGGGAGACATCTACGTCTGCCAAGTGGAGCACTGGGGCATCCCAGAGGGAAAGATGGAGAAGACATGGGGTAAGCACCGGGCAGGATTGGGGCTTTTCTCTGGGACTTTAATTCAGTAACCCAGATTCTTGGCTTATAAGAAACACGTTTTGAATATCAGAGTAATTTATGCAAATGAAGTACATTGGCACTTTTTGCATATTTATTCTGCTCTTCCTAGATGTAGGAGACAGTAAGGTGCTCAGCCCCCTTCAGGGGTTCctcactaaacgactaaacaacagtgtATTaaaggctgtggggtgggtgtgccaggactcctgggttctttcTTCTGCTGAACGCACGCAAAGAAACAGAGTCCCTCCTTACggctgtcctctctctctctctatcccagTTTCCAAGGCGCCCTCTCCCATCCCGAAGACAATGGAGAACGTGCTGTGTGCCCTGGGCTTGGCCTTTGGCATCCTGGGCATAATTGCTGGCACCATCCTTTTCTTCAAGGCCATGAGGATGAATGGTCGCAGGGGCCACATGTGAGTCGAACCCGTTTCCCTTCATGGGCTCAGGGACAAATGCAAGGGAAGCCAAAATACATGGGGGAGGGTGGCATTTCCACAGCAAAGGGGTGTGGTGGGCCTCATCCTGCCCAGAAGGTGCTCAGCCTCCATACTCCCAGCTCACCAGCTCCCTTCTCCTTCATTTTCAGATAATGGAGGATTCCTTTCCTGACAGCCTCTTCTTTAAACCTTCTCAGCTCAGCTCCTTTGCCAAGAGTCTCTTCTGCTATAATTCAGCTGGAAGGAATTGCTGCAAGCTTTTTTGGATAATTTAACTTTTGAGAACAATTATGATAGCTCAAGATGGACTTATATTACTTTTCTCACTTTTATGTTTCCCTCTTAAGAAAGAAATTGCTCTCAGACTGTTTAAGTATACGGTTTGCTCACATGAAATGTCTTGCCATGGTTCAATAGTTACAGCTCCCTCTATACAGGTTATGTAATTCGCTGGTGCCTTTGCTTCTGGATGTCCAGTAATCGTggattttatagaatcatagaatcctagagttgggagggaccccaagggtcatctagcccaaccccctacattgcaggaatctcagctaaatcaccTCTGACAGAGGGGCTTGTGGTTTGGCTGAAAATCCTCCCACAAACTCCAGGATTGAGTCAgggtagttttttgggggggggggggcgtcctgCTTTGCCTCGCCTTGCATCTGCATG
Above is a window of Zootoca vivipara chromosome 2, rZooViv1.1, whole genome shotgun sequence DNA encoding:
- the LOC118077481 gene encoding HLA class II histocompatibility antigen, DR alpha chain-like, which encodes MDWEKKQNVWRLPDFQRFTSFEVQGALANIAVMKNNMEVLMKRSNRTRALNVAPLATVYPENAVELGDPNVLICFVDRFSPPVLNVTWLKNNEEVSEGVEETDFYPSVDNTFRKFSYLPFVPEQGDIYVCQVEHWGIPEGKMEKTWVSKAPSPIPKTMENVLCALGLAFGILGIIAGTILFFKAMRMNGRRGHI